The following are encoded together in the Anaerostipes caccae L1-92 genome:
- the rpsJ gene encoding 30S ribosomal protein S10, which yields MAASQVMRITLKAYDHQLIDASAKSIIETVKKTGSKVSGPVPMPTKKEVVTIIRAVHKYKDSREQFEQRTHKRLIDIITPTQKTVDALSKLEVPAGVYIDIKMKTK from the coding sequence ATGGCAGCAAGTCAAGTAATGAGAATTACATTAAAAGCGTATGATCATCAATTAATCGATGCATCAGCAAAGAGTATCATCGAAACAGTAAAGAAAACAGGATCTAAGGTGAGCGGACCGGTACCGATGCCGACAAAGAAGGAAGTAGTTACCATCATCCGTGCAGTACACAAGTACAAAGATTCCAGAGAACAGTTCGAGCAGAGAACTCACAAGAGATTGATTGACATCATCACACCAACACAGAAGACAGTCGATGCATTATCTAAGTTAGAAGTACCGGCTGGTGTTTACATCGATATCAAGATGAAAACAAAATAG